One window of Acidobacteriota bacterium genomic DNA carries:
- a CDS encoding formyltransferase family protein — protein sequence MRVLFLLSDYVLHNSLLTEYVKARPGDAVAVVKIPLVLKGKGRRRSVERIVPQLSRRFAFGKLAEYGSLLAITALPKLLARGAVFRRLRKTCHVLGLRFHRTENIMDQGTFAFASEFRPDVIVSLCHQILKEPLISLPTLGVVNIHPGILPNYRGIQPYFWALAEGASRSGVTMHLIEDERIDAGGVLGRASYPNRPGMSVQLNYFLTIKCASALLPDCLAALAAGQLTPRPQRPDEGGYFRWPDSAAFERLRARGYRLISFRELTKILIGRYDRFSAETSELSLRSADTTGRSG from the coding sequence ATGCGAGTTCTCTTCCTTCTGAGCGACTACGTGCTCCACAACTCGCTCTTGACCGAGTATGTCAAAGCTCGGCCGGGAGACGCGGTCGCCGTCGTCAAGATCCCGTTGGTCTTGAAGGGGAAGGGTCGGCGCCGATCGGTCGAGCGGATCGTCCCGCAACTCTCCAGACGATTTGCGTTCGGAAAGCTCGCCGAGTACGGGTCCCTCCTCGCGATCACGGCGTTGCCCAAGTTGCTGGCCAGAGGCGCGGTCTTTCGTCGGTTGCGCAAGACATGTCATGTGCTGGGGTTACGATTCCACCGCACGGAAAACATCATGGACCAGGGCACGTTCGCGTTCGCAAGCGAATTCCGCCCCGATGTGATCGTCAGTCTCTGTCATCAAATCCTGAAGGAGCCATTGATCTCGCTTCCGACGCTTGGGGTCGTCAATATCCACCCCGGGATCCTGCCGAACTACCGAGGGATCCAACCGTACTTCTGGGCGCTCGCGGAAGGCGCATCCCGATCCGGCGTCACGATGCATCTCATCGAGGACGAACGGATCGACGCAGGGGGAGTCCTCGGACGGGCGAGCTATCCCAACCGCCCCGGGATGTCGGTCCAGCTGAACTACTTCTTGACGATCAAGTGTGCGTCCGCACTACTGCCGGACTGTCTCGCCGCGCTTGCGGCGGGGCAGTTGACTCCGCGCCCGCAGCGCCCGGACGAGGGAGGCTACTTCCGGTGGCCCGACTCTGCGGCATTCGAGCGACTGCGAGCCCGGGGGTACCGGCTCATTTCGTTCCGGGAACTGACCAAGATCCTCATCGGTCGCTACGATCGGTTCTCCGCCGAAACGTCCGAGTTAAGCCTGCGTTCCGCCGACACGACGGGCAGATCCGGATAA
- a CDS encoding ATP-binding cassette domain-containing protein, which produces MIATQDLSLQYGKRVLFEDVSLKFTDGNCYGLIGPNGAGKSTFLKILSGEIDSNAGSVIIPPGLRMAVLKQDHFAFNDFDALTTVLMGHKRLYEVMQEKDALYAKPDFDEADGMRTAELEAEFGELNGWEAEAQAGELLCGLGIPVARHGNLVRDLDDGDKVRVLLAQAVFGEPDILLLDEPTNHLDVDSILWLEEFLMAFKHTVIVVSHDRHFLNKVCTHTADIDFQKVQLYTGNYDFWRQASEMALRHRSAKREKAEDRAKELKAFIARFSANAAKSRQATARKKMLGQLNLEAFKPSSRKYPHIVFDPKKVHGKEMLVLDNVSKHLGETCLFKDVSLTITKGERVVVVSRNSVAVSTFLETLAGTQEPDEGEVKWGVSVQRSDLPKDYNDLFEIDRSVIDWLRQFSEEQDEQFIRQFLGRMLFTGEESRKSVRVLSGGEKVRCMIARLMLEDPQCMILDGPTNHLDLESIISLNNALVKRNGTLIFGSHDVELIESLADRVIEITDDEVIDHQHSYSEFLRRRTAGMGLDSDLTPTLVSP; this is translated from the coding sequence ATGATCGCCACACAGGATCTCTCGCTGCAGTATGGGAAACGGGTCCTCTTCGAGGATGTGAGCCTGAAGTTCACCGACGGGAACTGTTATGGACTGATCGGTCCCAATGGTGCAGGCAAGTCGACCTTCCTGAAAATCCTGTCCGGCGAGATCGACTCCAACGCGGGATCCGTGATCATCCCTCCCGGCCTGCGGATGGCGGTCCTCAAGCAGGACCACTTCGCGTTCAACGATTTCGACGCCCTGACCACCGTCCTGATGGGTCACAAACGACTCTACGAGGTGATGCAGGAGAAGGACGCGCTCTACGCCAAGCCGGACTTCGACGAGGCCGACGGGATGCGCACCGCGGAACTGGAAGCCGAGTTCGGGGAGCTCAACGGTTGGGAGGCGGAGGCGCAGGCAGGAGAGCTGTTGTGTGGGCTCGGCATTCCGGTAGCCCGTCACGGCAACCTGGTTCGCGATCTCGACGACGGCGACAAGGTTCGTGTGCTCCTGGCCCAGGCTGTCTTCGGCGAACCGGACATCCTGCTCCTCGACGAGCCGACCAACCATCTGGATGTCGACTCGATCCTGTGGCTGGAAGAGTTCTTGATGGCGTTCAAGCACACCGTGATCGTTGTCTCGCATGATCGTCACTTTCTTAACAAGGTCTGTACCCATACGGCCGACATCGATTTCCAGAAGGTCCAGCTGTACACCGGGAACTACGACTTCTGGCGTCAGGCCAGCGAGATGGCGCTCCGTCATCGCTCCGCCAAGCGAGAGAAGGCCGAGGATCGGGCGAAGGAACTGAAGGCGTTCATCGCGCGGTTCAGCGCCAACGCCGCCAAGTCCCGTCAGGCGACGGCCCGGAAGAAGATGCTGGGGCAACTGAACCTCGAAGCGTTCAAGCCGTCCTCGCGAAAATACCCACACATCGTCTTCGACCCGAAGAAGGTCCACGGCAAGGAGATGCTCGTCCTCGACAACGTTTCGAAGCATCTCGGCGAGACCTGTCTGTTCAAGGATGTCAGCCTGACGATTACCAAGGGCGAACGCGTCGTCGTCGTCTCCCGAAACTCGGTTGCCGTCTCCACATTCCTCGAGACCCTCGCCGGCACTCAAGAGCCCGATGAGGGTGAGGTGAAGTGGGGAGTCTCCGTCCAACGCTCGGACTTGCCGAAGGACTACAACGATCTGTTCGAGATCGACCGAAGCGTGATCGACTGGCTGCGACAGTTCAGCGAAGAGCAGGATGAGCAGTTCATCCGTCAGTTCCTGGGCCGGATGCTGTTCACCGGCGAAGAATCGCGAAAATCGGTACGGGTCCTTTCGGGCGGTGAGAAGGTGCGTTGCATGATCGCCCGGCTGATGTTGGAAGATCCGCAATGCATGATCCTCGACGGCCCGACCAATCATCTCGACCTCGAGTCGATCATTTCATTGAATAACGCCCTGGTTAAACGGAACGGGACGCTGATCTTCGGATCCCACGACGTCGAATTGATCGAATCACTGGCAGATCGGGTGATCGAGATCACCGACGATGAGGTGATCGATCACCAGCACAGCTATTCCGAGTTCCTGCGTCGCCGGACGGCGGGGATGGGCCTTGACTCGGACCTGACGCCTACCCTAGTCTCGCCCTGA
- a CDS encoding NfeD family protein, producing MTWWIWIVGGIALLAFELAIPGGIIFLFFGVSAIVVGTLVALDIGGPLWLQTVIFAVMSIVSTLTLRGPILRRMAASTGDSASIDAIVGQEAVTAEEIIPGAEGKVELRGASWTAQNVGTEALAAGHRCTVERVDGLKLYVR from the coding sequence ATGACCTGGTGGATCTGGATCGTGGGGGGAATCGCCCTTCTTGCCTTCGAACTCGCCATTCCCGGCGGAATCATCTTCCTGTTCTTCGGCGTCTCGGCAATCGTCGTCGGCACCCTCGTCGCGTTGGACATCGGCGGGCCACTCTGGCTGCAGACGGTCATCTTCGCCGTCATGTCGATCGTCTCGACGTTGACCCTCCGCGGCCCGATACTGCGGAGAATGGCCGCCAGCACCGGAGACTCGGCGTCGATTGACGCCATCGTCGGCCAGGAGGCGGTCACCGCCGAAGAGATCATTCCCGGCGCCGAAGGCAAGGTCGAGTTACGCGGTGCATCGTGGACCGCCCAGAACGTCGGCACCGAGGCTCTTGCCGCCGGCCACCGGTGCACTGTCGAGCGAGTCGACGGGCTCAAACTGTACGTACGCTAA
- a CDS encoding paraslipin produces the protein MEPGIIIGVAVAIVVIVFLAKAVLVVPQQNAYVVERLGKFQGSLRAGFHILVPFFDAVRYKHSLKERAVDIAEQICITRDNVQVGVDGVLYMKVMDPQRASYGVTDYRFAISQLAQTTLRSEIGKIDLDRTFEERNHINVQVVAEVDKASEPWGIKVLRYEIKNITPPNDVLAAMEKQMRAEREKRAVVLGSEGERDAVINAAEGDKQQVIKASEAARQKQINEAQGEAEAILAVATATSEGLRKVAAATQAPGGYEAVQLRVAESYIDRFGELAKESNTMILSANAADIAGTIATAMKVIQKSPSPGAG, from the coding sequence ATGGAACCAGGGATTATCATCGGTGTCGCAGTCGCAATCGTCGTCATTGTCTTTCTGGCAAAGGCCGTTCTGGTTGTTCCCCAGCAAAATGCGTATGTCGTCGAACGTTTGGGTAAGTTTCAGGGTAGTTTGCGGGCCGGTTTTCACATTCTGGTGCCGTTCTTCGACGCCGTTCGCTACAAGCACTCCTTGAAAGAGCGTGCCGTCGATATTGCAGAACAGATCTGTATTACCCGGGACAACGTGCAGGTCGGCGTTGACGGCGTGTTGTACATGAAGGTCATGGACCCGCAGCGGGCCTCGTACGGTGTGACGGACTATCGATTCGCGATCAGCCAATTGGCGCAGACCACCCTCCGTTCGGAGATCGGCAAGATCGATCTCGACCGAACATTCGAGGAACGGAACCACATCAACGTCCAGGTCGTTGCAGAGGTCGACAAGGCGTCGGAACCGTGGGGCATCAAGGTGCTGCGTTACGAGATCAAGAACATCACTCCGCCTAACGACGTGCTGGCCGCCATGGAAAAACAGATGCGCGCCGAACGTGAGAAACGCGCCGTGGTTCTGGGATCCGAAGGCGAGCGGGACGCGGTCATCAACGCGGCCGAAGGTGATAAACAGCAAGTCATCAAGGCGTCGGAGGCCGCGCGGCAGAAACAGATCAACGAGGCCCAGGGCGAGGCCGAGGCTATCCTGGCGGTCGCGACGGCGACCTCAGAAGGGCTGCGAAAAGTCGCAGCGGCGACCCAGGCGCCAGGTGGCTACGAGGCCGTTCAGCTGCGGGTCGCAGAGAGCTATATCGATCGCTTCGGCGAGTTGGCCAAGGAGAGCAACACCATGATCCTGTCGGCTAACGCGGCCGATATCGCCGGGACCATTGCCACGGCGATGAAGGTCATTCAGAAGAGCCCGTCACCGGGTGCCGGCTAG